DNA from bacterium:
TGCTTGGTCATTTCCTCGCCGATAGTCGTTTCCGAAATAGCCCTGGTAACGATGATACCAGAAGCGGTGGAAATAATCAGAGCCGGAATCTGGCCAACCAGTCCATCCCCCACAGTCAGAATGATATAGGTAGTGGCGGCATCGCTGACCGACATCCCCTTTTGCAGCACGCCGACCACCAGCCCGCCGAGAATATTGATCAGGGTGATCACGATGCCGGCAATGGCATCTCCCTTGACAAACTTGCTGGCACCGTCCATAGCCCCGTAAAATTCAGCCTCCTGGGAGATTTTAAGCCTTCGCATCCTGGCCTGCTCTTCGTTGATCATTCCGGCATTGAGATCGGCATCGATGCTCATCTGCTTCCCCGGCATGGCATCCAGGGTAAAGCGGGCTGAAACCTCGGCTGTACGCTCCGCGCCCCTGGTAATAACGATAAAGTTGATCAGAACCAGAATGAAGAAAACCAAGAGTCCAACCACATAGTTGCCGCCGATGACGAAACTGCCGAAAGCCATGATGACTTTTCCGGCAGCTTCGACCCCGTTTTCTCCGTGCAGCAGGATGAGCCGGGTCGAGGCTACATTGAGCGACAGCCGAAAGAGCGTGGCCACCAGGAGCAGTGATGGGAAAACCGAGAATTCAAGCGGATCGAGGGTATAGAGCGAGGAGAGGAGAATGACCACGGACAGGGCAATATCAAAGCTCAGCAGGAAATCCAGCATCAGCGGAGGAAGCGGGATGATCATGACTCCGACAATGCCGATCACACCGGCGGCGATCAGAAGATCGCTCTTTCCGGTCAAGACTTTGATAGGAACCTGAATTCGGGACTGTTCTGCCATAGTTTATGCGACTGCCTTATAAAAGATGAAAGAATGATCTCGCGCAGAGACGCAGAGGCGCAGAGAATGACCAAAAACGATGTCCTCTGCGCCTTTGCGTCTCTGCGCGAGAAATACCAAGAAATGACAACACTGTCGTGTCGTCTTTCCCATAAAAGCGTTTATCTTTGTGTTTTTCTTACCTTCCATATTTCTCCGGTTTCAGCCGGTAGACATAGGCCAGGATTTCAGCTACTGCCTGGTAAAGATGCGGTGGAATCGCCTTTCCGATGTCCACGGTTTTATACAGCAGTTGGGCAAGGGGTTTATTTTCCACCAGAGGAATGCCGTGCTCTCTGGCTATTTCCTTGATTTTTTCAGCAACGAATCCGGCACCTTTGGCAATGACCGTGGGAGCGGCCATACCCCGGGCATCATAGCGCAGGGCAACGGCCAGATGCTGCGGGTTGGTGATAACCACATCGGCCTGGGGGACATGGGCCATCATGCGCTGGCGGGCAATCCGCTGCTGGATCTTGCGAATCTGGGCCCGCACTTTAGGGTCTCCTTCAGCCTGGCGCATTTCCTCCTTGACCTCCTCTTTGGTCATCATCAGGCTTTTATTCCATTCGTACCGCTGGTAGATATAATCGAGAATGGCCATAATCAGCAGGGCAATGGTCGAGCGAAGGAGAATCCTGAACGAGACAGCGCAGATGGAATAAAAGATGCTTCCCGGAGCCATGGCCGAAAGGAGAGGAATGCCGGGCAGCTCCTCCATGATGGTTTTATAGGCGATGAAGCCGATCACCCCTACCTTGAGCAGGGACTTTATCAATTCTGCCAGCGACCTGAGTGAAAAAAGGTTCCAAAAGCCCGTGATCGGATTCAGCTTCCCCAGGTCCGGCTTCAGGGTTTGTGTGGTCAGGAGAAAACCGACCTGGCCGAAATTAGTTGCCAGAGCAAAGACAGCCATCAGCAGAATAATCGGCGCAAGGATGGGCAGCATTTTTTTCTCGATCTGGAAAAGAAGGCTGACCAGGTTGCTGTCCTGAATAGTCAGCTCACCGCTCGATCGAAGCAGCCACTGCATAAGCTCACCCAGATGGTGGAGGAACCTGGCCCCATAAAAATGAAAAGCGATCAGGGTTGCCAGCAGGATGGAAACAGTTCCCAGTTCCCGTGACCTGGCGACCTGGCCTTTGGTCCGGGCCTCGTGCTTTCGCTTGGGAGTTGGTTGTTCGGTTCTTTTCGATCTGTCGGTATCGGCCAACTTTTACATCCCTTTCATCAAAAACAGCAGCGCATGATCCAGGTTACGGAAAGCCTGGCCGAGCACCTGGACAAAGAGCGGCATGGACACAGCCAGAATAAACAGGCCAAGAGCGATACCCAGCGGCATGGCTACCATGAAGATATTCATCTGCGGCATGGTCCTGGCCATAAGGCCGAGAAATACATTGGTAAAAATCGTTATGGCAATGACCGGGGCCCCGATCTGTATGGCCAGAATGAACATCCTGCCAGCCAGAACCATAACTTTTTCCACCAGAATCCCCTGGGGCTGAAATTTGAGGGGCGGAATCAGCCTGAAGCTGCTGACAAGCGCTCTGATCAGAATGTGATGGGCGTTCAGACTCAAAAATATCAGTCCGGCCACAAGATTCTGCAGTTGCCCCAGCAGGGAAACCTGTATCCCGCTCATGGGGTCGAGAATATTGGACATGGCCAGCCCCATCTGGTAGCCTGCAAGTTGTCCGGCCAGTTGAACTGCATCAAAAAGCAGCCGGCTGATAAATCCGAGGATCAGTCCAACCATAAGCTCGGTCGAGGCCAGATAGAAGAGAACGAACGGCTCAGGCGTCACCGAGAAAGATGGCCAGGTTTCCTTCTGCAGGACCGGCGTCAGAATCAGGGCGACCAGAAGTCCCAGCGAAATCCTGATCTGCACCGGAACCACCCGGTCACCGAACAGCGGCGCGGCAAAAAGTATTCCGCTGACGCGGATGAAAATCAGCACAAAAGGTATAAATTGTGTCTCGGTAATCCAGAGAATATCCATAAGCTCACGCTACCTGATAAGCAGGGGAATATTCACGAATATCCTGGTGGCAAAGCCTTTGAGCATGGCAATCATCCAGGGAAAGAACAGCAGCAGGGAGATGGCCACAGCCAGGATTTTCGGGATAAAGGTCAGGGTCATTTCCTGAATCTGGGTGACAGCCTGAAAAAGAGCCACCAGCACCCCCCCGATCAGCCCGGCAATCAGCATGGGGGCCGAGATGAGCAGGGCAAGTTTCAGTGTCTCGTTAATATACTGAATAATCAATTCCGTGGTCATACCGGGTTTTTACTCCTTAAGCGAAACTCTTTACCAGAGAACCCACCATGAGGTTCCATCCATCGATCAGAACAAAAAAGATCAGCTTGAATGGGAGCGAAATCATGATCGGCGGCAGCATCATCATGCCCATTGACAGGAGGACCGAAGAGACCACCATATCGACCACCAGAAAGGGAAGATAAATCAGGAAACCGATCTGAAATGCGGTCTTCAGCTCGCTGATGATAAACGAGGGAATGAGGACCGAGGTAGGAATATCATCAGGCTTTCGCGGTCGTTTCAGATGGGCCAGACTCACGAACAGGGCCAGGTCTTTTTCCCGCGTCTGGCGGAGCATGAATCCCCGCAGGGGGGTGATGGTTTTGTTCCATGCTTCAGCCTGGCTGATCTGCTGGCTCAAGTACGGCTGAAGGGCTTCGGCATTGATTTTTTTCAGAATGGGAGACATGACGAAAAAGGTCAAAAAAAGCGACAGGCCGATGATGATCTGATTGGTCGGCAACTGCTGGGTTCCAAGCGCCTGGCGGAAGAAGGAGAGCACCACGACGATGCGGGTAAACGAGGTAACCATCATCAAAATGGCCGGGGCCAGCGAGAGAATAGTCAACAGAAACAGAATCTGCAATGAAGTACCGATATCCTTCGGCTGGCTTGAGTCGTCCATGCTGACACTGATTTTGGGAATGGAAATCCCTCCCTGCTTCCCCTGCTGGGCCATTGCCGGGACAGTCCCTGCGGCGGTGAGGCACAGGAGGAGAAGAATGGATATCATGAGGATATGCTGGTGCACATTTGTGAGCATCATACTTTTTTCAATCCTTTAAGCCGGCTTTCCAGGATACCGGCAATACTGCTGGCACTTCCCGACTCCTGGGGAAGATGCTGCATTTTCAGCGCGTTTATCGACAGTTGCTCGGCGAAGCTCTCGGCAGCCTTCGGCCTGGTCTTTACCCCCCCGGTTTCTTCGGTCTTCGATTTTCCCAGAGAGTTGAGCTGGGTCAGGACAACGATTTGCTGGCCGCCCACACCCAGGAGCAGGGTCTGATTTTCCACCTGGACCAGGACCAGGGAATTTTTCGGCCCCAGGGAACAGGTCTCAAGGAGATGGATATACTTTCCCCCCAGAAGGTTTCCCTTGAGATAATATTTTTTCACCAGGTAGCTCATGCCGAAGATACCAGCCAGAACCAGTGCCAGAGAGAAGGCAGCCTTCAGCATGGAGGGGCCAGGGAGGACGGATTGAGAAGGTTGCGGACGTGTCCTTTCGCTGAGCCTTTCCCTGAGCAGGTCGAGAGCTTCGGAGGATCGATCGCCCCCCCCGGCGGAAGATCGGGCAGCATCCCCGATGAAAGATTGGTCATCCCCGGCGAAAGATTGTATCTCTCCGCCGGTTTCTTCGGGCAAAACCTGCTCCCCGGCCCCAATCCGCCGGCGTGCGGAATCGGACATGCGGGATGATGATCCCGCTGATGCGGCAAATACAGGGGAAATCATCAGCGGGCCAAGGATAGACAACCAGAGAAAAACCATCCCCCTTTTTTTCCGAAGGGTCTGTCCAAGATTTCTCATTACGATGTCGATAATGAAAACAGGGAGGTTCATCTGAGTTTTTCGATCCTCTCCATAACACTGAGAATTTCGGTAAGCCGGATGCCATATTTTTCGTTGACCACGACTACTTCACCTTTGGCAACGGGTTTATGGTTGACCAGGACCTCGAGGGCGCTCCCCGCGGGATTGGTAAGCTCGATGATGGATCCCTGGCCGAGTTTCAGGATATCGGCAATGCGTACCTTGGTCCGCCCCAGCTCTACCGAGATTTCCAGGGGGATATCGAGAATAAAATCAAGATTGCGGGGAAAGCAGTGCTGGTCCTGATCGGGAGTTTCCCCTGTCTGAAAAACAGGGGACCGCGGGGCTTCTTCCTGCATTTGCGGCTCCAGAAGAGACGAGGGAGTAAAATCCTCCGGCAGGGCAGACGGATCGATCTGCCCATTCATATTTTCAGGGTCGTAGGGTGGTGTTTTTCCCGGCATCAGGCATTTCTCCTTTTCGGCGAGAGAACCGACGTAATGCTGAGGGCATTATTGCCTTTATAGTGGCCCGGATAACCCTTGAATTTGGGCACTCCCTCGACATAGACCATCAGCTCGTCTCCGATAAATTGATTCAGAAGAATAACGTCTCCGATTTTCATGGACAAAAGATCCCGAACCGTGACATTCTTCTTCCCCAGTTCCACCGTAACATTGGCATGAATACAGGGGACATACTCCTTCAGGTTATTCATCCATGAATAACTGGATTTTTGTTCATCATGGCCGACCGTACTGGTCAGCTTCTGCTTGATCGGCTCAAGTGTGGTATACGGCAAAGCCAGCGTAAGCACGCCGTTGGATTCTTCAATCTTGGTTGAAAAATAGGTAACCACAAACATCTCATCGTGGGAAACACTGGTAATATAGCGGCTGTCAAACTCCACGTCTCCGACATCGATGGTGACGGATATAACCGTTTTCCAGACTTCCTCCAGGCAATTAATGACTTCGCGGGTAACCTTGGCCATCAGATGCTGTTCGATAGGTCCAAATTCCTCTTTCTTCATGTTCTTCGTAATCTGGCCGTTTCCTCCGCACAGGTAGTCGATGATAACCATCGCCAGATGGGTATCGAAAGCCACAAAGGGAGAACCGGGCAGAGGATCCAGGTGCAGGATGTTTATCCAGGAAGGCACCGGAATTGATTTCGATACATCCGCAAAGCTCAGGTGGTTGCTGGAAATGATGTCAACCTCTACAACTTTGCGCAGCATGGTGGAAAGGGTAGCCCTGAATTTTCGGACAAAACGGTTGTTGATAATTTCCAGCCCCACCATCTTCGATGGCAGGGTTTTTTTATCTGTCAGATCAAACTCCGCCACTATCTGGGAGGGAGTAACCAGCAGCCCTTCAGTTTCGACTTTTCCATCGAAGACCGCTTCGCTGAGGGCCTTTATCTCATCCGGCGACAGAATATCGCTGATACTGTTTTCGGTTGCCATTTCTTCATCCTTA
Protein-coding regions in this window:
- the flhB gene encoding flagellar biosynthesis protein FlhB — protein: MADTDRSKRTEQPTPKRKHEARTKGQVARSRELGTVSILLATLIAFHFYGARFLHHLGELMQWLLRSSGELTIQDSNLVSLLFQIEKKMLPILAPIILLMAVFALATNFGQVGFLLTTQTLKPDLGKLNPITGFWNLFSLRSLAELIKSLLKVGVIGFIAYKTIMEELPGIPLLSAMAPGSIFYSICAVSFRILLRSTIALLIMAILDYIYQRYEWNKSLMMTKEEVKEEMRQAEGDPKVRAQIRKIQQRIARQRMMAHVPQADVVITNPQHLAVALRYDARGMAAPTVIAKGAGFVAEKIKEIAREHGIPLVENKPLAQLLYKTVDIGKAIPPHLYQAVAEILAYVYRLKPEKYGR
- the fliR gene encoding flagellar biosynthetic protein FliR, which encodes MDILWITETQFIPFVLIFIRVSGILFAAPLFGDRVVPVQIRISLGLLVALILTPVLQKETWPSFSVTPEPFVLFYLASTELMVGLILGFISRLLFDAVQLAGQLAGYQMGLAMSNILDPMSGIQVSLLGQLQNLVAGLIFLSLNAHHILIRALVSSFRLIPPLKFQPQGILVEKVMVLAGRMFILAIQIGAPVIAITIFTNVFLGLMARTMPQMNIFMVAMPLGIALGLFILAVSMPLFVQVLGQAFRNLDHALLFLMKGM
- the fliQ gene encoding flagellar biosynthesis protein FliQ translates to MTTELIIQYINETLKLALLISAPMLIAGLIGGVLVALFQAVTQIQEMTLTFIPKILAVAISLLLFFPWMIAMLKGFATRIFVNIPLLIR
- the fliP gene encoding flagellar type III secretion system pore protein FliP (The bacterial flagellar biogenesis protein FliP forms a type III secretion system (T3SS)-type pore required for flagellar assembly.), with translation MAQQGKQGGISIPKISVSMDDSSQPKDIGTSLQILFLLTILSLAPAILMMVTSFTRIVVVLSFFRQALGTQQLPTNQIIIGLSLFLTFFVMSPILKKINAEALQPYLSQQISQAEAWNKTITPLRGFMLRQTREKDLALFVSLAHLKRPRKPDDIPTSVLIPSFIISELKTAFQIGFLIYLPFLVVDMVVSSVLLSMGMMMLPPIMISLPFKLIFFVLIDGWNLMVGSLVKSFA
- the fliO gene encoding flagellar biosynthetic protein FliO, which gives rise to MNLPVFIIDIVMRNLGQTLRKKRGMVFLWLSILGPLMISPVFAASAGSSSRMSDSARRRIGAGEQVLPEETGGEIQSFAGDDQSFIGDAARSSAGGGDRSSEALDLLRERLSERTRPQPSQSVLPGPSMLKAAFSLALVLAGIFGMSYLVKKYYLKGNLLGGKYIHLLETCSLGPKNSLVLVQVENQTLLLGVGGQQIVVLTQLNSLGKSKTEETGGVKTRPKAAESFAEQLSINALKMQHLPQESGSASSIAGILESRLKGLKKV
- the fliN gene encoding flagellar motor switch protein FliN — encoded protein: MPGKTPPYDPENMNGQIDPSALPEDFTPSSLLEPQMQEEAPRSPVFQTGETPDQDQHCFPRNLDFILDIPLEISVELGRTKVRIADILKLGQGSIIELTNPAGSALEVLVNHKPVAKGEVVVVNEKYGIRLTEILSVMERIEKLR
- the fliM gene encoding flagellar motor switch protein FliM, which gives rise to MATENSISDILSPDEIKALSEAVFDGKVETEGLLVTPSQIVAEFDLTDKKTLPSKMVGLEIINNRFVRKFRATLSTMLRKVVEVDIISSNHLSFADVSKSIPVPSWINILHLDPLPGSPFVAFDTHLAMVIIDYLCGGNGQITKNMKKEEFGPIEQHLMAKVTREVINCLEEVWKTVISVTIDVGDVEFDSRYITSVSHDEMFVVTYFSTKIEESNGVLTLALPYTTLEPIKQKLTSTVGHDEQKSSYSWMNNLKEYVPCIHANVTVELGKKNVTVRDLLSMKIGDVILLNQFIGDELMVYVEGVPKFKGYPGHYKGNNALSITSVLSPKRRNA